In the Bicyclus anynana chromosome 6, ilBicAnyn1.1, whole genome shotgun sequence genome, one interval contains:
- the LOC112054138 gene encoding proton channel OtopLc isoform X8, with protein sequence MGKDKHPPTEAEVKVATVELDVVDNMATLPVGQHRQQGSDIAIAEKHNTANKEMELKCVQPKPSKKTSLFIISSFIYAKLLVVVCIAYVISDVITHNLPLYYYEGFFTYLYGMSILFLLYVFCFLLQESTCCNGSPPKPKPPPKEKKQKKEKEKKTKDKEGKDGKDGKDGKKDGKKDGKNKDKDKKEDNGKDKTKDGKKQSQFQEVYPRKMRDKVRQQQLQMQMAQYYASEQQQDVVELEAGPVARPMRRRKTSQNEHSHGSFFLRIGAIAFGLGTMIYNGLEFGTFFELPLDSPCYLILKGVNPVLQMVFTFMQMYFIFMNSRLNIHRFKVIARFGLMHVVATNICVWIRTLVLESLKEITDYHVKNPQGVAGEGVLGKVIRKHTLRHSGKVFGAVATATTTFATTAATIAKSTGEQILNVITTTAVPTTTPTTTTTSSPYHNIGGGSVTKSKVIDSIKGTIGYDAGLHFGGNYKGAWPNDNPFTTTSTISPTTVEADKVTPTQTAMLEVFQWLYSSTMKPIISTMSTLVTSTSSGSLPERDEWGNIVGTYRVDEPPHLPVNNSTEIFESYDALNPAALIANIDNTTVCGRNPIMGTIVSDSAPYLYPFIIEYSLIGAAVIYVMWKHIGRYPSVANDEDLERRLEAVLSRRAAALAAAQRGNRVDCAGASKGLFCGLLLLVASLICLILFFVLIRHQELKRLSIYLADVSHCALMVLSILAILIGFIRVQSLKFRSEEQSDLNDILLRVSAFGLFVYAVFSVIAGGMGAFTHEPNLLVMITGCLSVLQVVLQLLFIADVSRRRVHLPEQERSKPARQAVTFLLICNVTMWLIYTFEAQKVLANPVQLDFYGFVAWSLVQRFTLPLCIFHRFHSAVTLAEIWKTSYKARLE encoded by the exons ATGGGCAAAGACAAACATCCGCCCACTGAGGCTGAAGTGAAGGTGGCGACGGTGGAGCTGGATGTGGTGGACAACATGGCGACGCTGCCCGTCGGCCAACACCGCCAGCAGGGCAGCGACATCGCCATCGCCGAAAAGCATAACACCGCTAACAAAGAGATGGAGCTGAAATGCGTTCAACCGAAACCGTCGAAGAA AACATCGCTATTCATCATTTCAAGTTTCATTTATGCGAAACTTCTGGTGGTCGTATGTATTGCGTACGTTATCAGTGATGTGATCACTCATAACCTACCGCTCTACTACTATGAAGGGTTCTTCACATACTTATATGGCATGAGTATATTATTCCTGCTGTATGTCTTCTGCTTTCTTTTACAAG AAAGCACATGCTGCAACGGGAGTCCACCAAAACCGAAACCACCAccaaaagaaaagaaacagaagaaagaaaaagaaaagaagaccAAAGACAAAGAAGGCAAAGATGGTAAAGATGGAAAGGATGGAAAGAAAGATGGCAAGAAAGACGGAAAAAATAAGGACAAAGACAAGAAGGAGGATAATGGAAAAGACAAAACCAAAGATGGCAAAAAGCAAAGTCAATTTCAG GAGGTGTATCCCCGTAAGATGCGTGATAAAGTTCGACAACAACAATTGCAAATGCAAATGGCGCAATATTATGCCTCCGAACAG CAACAAGACGTGGTGGAGCTTGAAGCGGGTCCCGTGGCACGACCTATGCGCCGTCGCAAGACTTCTCAAAATGAACATAGCCATGGCAGCTTTTTTCTGAGAATTGGTGCTATTG CTTTTGGGCTCGGTACTATGATTTACAATGGATTGGAGTTTGGTACTTTCTTTGAGTTACCACTCGACTCACCGTGCTACCTAATTTTGAAAGGCGTGAACCCGGTCCTACAAATGGTTTTTACCTTCAtgcaaatgtattttatattcatgAATTCCCGA ctaaatattCATCGATTTAAAGTGATCGCTCGTTTTGGTTTAATGCACGTTGTTGCTACCAATATTTGCGTATGGATACGGACACTGGTGCTGGAATCTCTGAAGGAAATAACTGATTATCATGTTAAAAATCCTCAAGGAGTTGCCGGGGAAGGTGTACTTGGCa AAGTTATCCGCAAGCATACCTTAAGGCATTCTGGAAAAGTTTTTGGAGCGGTTGCTACTGCGACGACAACGTTTGCCACCACAGCTGCCACTATTGCCAAATCTACTGGAGAGCAGATACTAAATGTAATAACAACAACAGCTGTTCCAACCACTACTCCAACAACCA CGACCACTTCCTCACCATATCATAATATCGGTGGTGGTTCTGTTACTAAATCTAAAGTCATCGACTCGATAAAGGGTACTATAGGGTATGATGCTGGACTACATTTCGGTGGGAATTATAAAGGTGCATGGCCGAACGATAACCCATTTACGACTACTTCCACAATTTCACCAACTACTGTTGAAGCAGACAAAGTAACACCAACACAAACAGCAATGTTGGAAGTATTCCAATGGCTGTATTCATCTACTATGAAACCGATTATAAGTACAATGTCCACTCTGGTGACATCTACTTCATCAGGATCACTGCCAGAAAGAGATGAGTGGGGTAATATTGTCGGAACATACCGTGTAGATGAACCACCACACTTGCCAG TTAACAACTCCACGGAAATTTTCGAGTCTTATGATGCTTTAAATCCGGCTGCATTGATTGCAAATATCGATAATACTACTGTCTGTGGAAGAAATCCAATTATGGGAACAATAGTTTCGGATTCGGCTCCTTATCTCTATCCGTTTATAATCGAATATTCGTTGATCGGAGCAGCTGTAATTTACGTCATGTGGAAGCACATCGGTAGATACCCCAG CGTGGCCAACGACGAAGATCTGGAAAGACGTCTGGAAGCTGTTCTGTCCCGCAGGGCAGCGGCGTTGGCGGCGGCTCAGCGAGGCAACCGTGTAGATTGCGCTGGAGCCTCCAAGGGCCTCTTCTGCGGACTTCTTCTACTCGTCGCGTCTCTCATCTGCTTGATCCTCTTCTTCGTTCTGATAAGACATCAAGAATTGAAACGCTTGTCCATTTACTTGGCTGATGTTTCTCATTGTGCTTTGATGGTGCTGTCCATTTTGGCTATATTGATCGGATTTATTCG GGTGCAATCATTGAAGTTCCGCTCAGAAGAACAATCGGATTTGAATGATATACTGCTACGTGTCTCTGCTTTTGGACTCTTCGTGTATGCCGTGTTCAGTGTCATCGCCGGTGGAATGGGCGCTTTCACTCACGAGCCCAATCTCTTAGTCATGATTACTGGATGCTTGAGTGTTCTTCAG GTAGTTCTGCAGCTACTGTTTATCGCCGATGTGTCCCGTCGCCGCGTCCATCTTCCAGAACAAGAACGCAGCAAGCCCGCTCGCCAGGCCGTTACATTTTTGCTCATTTGCAACGTCACCATGTGGTTGATTTACACGTTCGAAGCTCAAAAAGTCCTTGCTAATCCG gttcAACTTGATTTCTACGGATTCGTCGCCTGGTCACTCGTCCAACGCTTCACTCTCCCGCTTTGCATCTTCCACCGTTTCCACTCGGCTGTCACCCTAGCTGAGATTTGGAAAACCAGCTACAAAGCGCGCCTTGAGTGA